The segment CCCGCATCTGTAACATCCTGCGCTTCGCCGAGGAACGGGGCCTTCGGCTGCCCCGGCAAGCCAACCTCGACCGGTTGCAGGAGCCGGAGGAGTTGGAGGTAATCAAGAGCCTGATGGATTTCCCGGAAGTCGTTTCAGGAGTCGCTCGCTTCCTCGAGCCGCACCGTTTGACTACTTATCTACAGGAGCTCGCGGCGACGTTCCACCGATTCTATCACCGCCATCGTGTGGTGGGCGACGATCCGGAGCTTTCCGCCGCCCGCCTGCTCCTCACAGAAGCAGTCCGCATCGTTCTGGCCAACGGGCTGCGGTTGATTAACGTCTCCGCCCCCGAGCGAATGTGAAAGGCCTCTGCAGAAACGGGAGGGCGCAATGAGCGTGGTCGTGGTCGGTTCGGTGGCCCTGGACAGCGTGGAGACGCCCGCGGGAAAGGTCGAGGAGGCGCTCGGCGGCTCTGCCCTCTACTTCGCCGCTGCCGCAAGTCTCCTGGCGCCAGTCAAAGTCGTCGGGGTGGTCGGCCAAGATTTTGACCACCGGCAGATCGAGTTCCTCCGGCAGCGGGGCGTCGACTTCGAAGGCCTTGAAGTACAGGAGGGGAAAACCTTCCGCTGGGGAGGCGTGTACCACTCGAATCTCAACGAGCGAACAACGCTGTTCACGCACCTCAACGTGTTCGAAGGCTTCTCCCCCAAGATCCCCACAAGCTACGTCGACTCCCCGTTCCTTTTCCTGGCCAACATCCACCCCAAACTCCAGCGCGAGGTGCTGGACCAGATGCGACGGCCGCGCTTTGTGGCCATGGACACAATGAACTACTGGATCACTGGATCCCCGGAGGAACTCCGCCAGGTTCTGCGCCGGGTGGATCTTCTGGTCATCAACGACGAGGAGGCTCGCCAGCTCACCGGTCTGTATCCTCTTGCTCAGGCCGCCTCTGCCATCCAAGCCATGGGACCCAAGGCCGTGGTCATTAAGAAGGGCGAGCACGGAGCTCTCCTGTTCCATGGAAAGAGAGCCTTCTCTGCGCCTGCCTACCCGCTGGCGCGGGTGGTGGATCCAACGGGCGCCGGCGATACCTTTGCGGGCGGCCTGATGGGCTACCTGGCCTGGAAAGGAGACACGAGTTTCGAAACCCTGAAGCAGGCCGTGATGGTGGGAACCGCCCTTGCCTCCTTCTGCGTCGAGGATTTCAGCCTCAGTGGCCTGGAGCGGATCACGCTGGCCGATGTGCAGCAGCGACTGCAGGACCTCTACGAGCTGACCCGCTTTGAGATCGATTTGGCCTGAGGGAAGTTCCATGTCCACGGCTCCTGCCCATCGGTCGCGCCGATTCCCCGTAGGACGGACCCACCGCCACTGTCCCGCCGCGCGGCCACCTGGAAGCGCGTGCTTTGTCCTCGGGCAAGGTGATGGGTGCAGTGCGCCGATCCCGGCCGCGCCCCCCATGGTCGTAGAAAAGCGCCCAGGCCCATGATCCAGGTGCGCAACCTTACGGTGGAGTTCTCGCAGCCGGACGGTTCTCGCGTCCGGGCCGTAGACGGCGTCAGCCTCGACATCCGCGAGGGCGAGCTGGTGGGTCTGATCGGACCGAACGGGTGTGGCAAAAGCACCCTCGTCCGCTGCCTGAACGGATTGGTGCGCCCTACCGCCGGGCGTGTGCTTGTGGACGGATTGGACACCGAGGATCCTCGCCACCTCATCGAGATCCGGAGACGGGTGGGGATGGTGTTCCAGAACCCTGACAACCAGATGGTGGCCACAAGTGTCGAGAGGGAGATCGCCTTCGGGTTGGAAAATTTGGGCGTCCCTCGGGAGGAGATGCACCGGCGGGTGGAGGAAGCCCTGGATCGCTTTGACCTTCGGGCCTACCGGCATCAGCCCCCTCACCTCTTGAGCGGCGGGGAGAAGCAGCGCCTGGCCATTGCCAGCGTGGTGGCCCTGCGCCCTCGCTACCTCATCCTGGACGAACCCACGTCCGTGCTCGATCCCCCCGGCCGCGCGCAGGTCCTCAAGCTCGTGCGAGAGCTCGTGGAGGAGGATCCGCAGCGCGCCATCGTTTTCATCACCCAGTTCCCCGAGGAGGTCGAATCGTTTCCGCGTCTGCTCGTGATGCACCAGGGCCGCGTGGTCCTGGATGGCGAGCCTAAAGGAATCTTCGCCCGGGTCGATATGCTACTCAGGATCGGCCTGGAGCCGCCCGTGGAGTACCTCGCGGAGCAGATCTGGGCCGCAACCCCCTGGGGTGCGAGAGAGAAAGACGCAGGGACGAGGACCTCTGAGGCAAATGGCGAATCCAGGTCCACAGCAGCCGGACACTCGTAAAGCAGCAATTCCGCAGGTCAACAAGGGGGCCCGGGGAGAGAGCTATCCGGGGGGCGAAAACTTTGCGGACATCGAGTGGCTGCTGCGAGCATCCCCGGGGCCTCCCGAGGAGCCGATCTTCGAGGACGCCGACGAGGCCCGCGAAGAACCCGCTCCCCTCCTTTCTCCGGTCCATATCGACCCGGAAAGTCTCCACGCCTCCGAAAAGCAGCTGCGCGAGTTGCTTGAGTTCCTGGGGCTGGAGGAGGCGATTCCCTCCGAGACGGAAGTGTCCTCCCTGGTCGAGCCGGCTGAGTCGGGGGCCGGTGATCTCTCCGAGGCCCAGCTGGAGAGCCCTCCCCTCCCAGACTTTGACCTAATGGAGGGAACACCCGCTCCGACCGAAGGCCAAGACCCGTTAGCCGATGTCCTGATCCCTCAGGAATCCTCCGACGACTCCGAGTCCTTCATTCGGGACGTATTGGAGGATCTCCTTCCGCCTGACGCCGAGCAGGTTCTGTCGAGCTTCGAAGGGCTCGGCGAGCCGGAAAGCGAAAAAGCTCCCACCCCGTCGAGGGAGTCCCCTTCGGCCGAGGAGGCGAGAGGAGCTCCGGACTCCGTCGCCCCGCTGCCAAGCTCGGGACGACGTGCTGTGGACGATTTCCTGGCCGCGCTGGAGCTTGCGCCGGACCCGGGTCTCCCGGAAGGAACCGGACCCGATGCTCCGCCCCAGCCCATTCTGCCCCGAGCTGAGGATTCGGAGGGACAAGAGCCACGGGGTTCTGTGACCGCAGCGGCCTCAGGCCCGGCGGAACGACCGCCGGAGGCAGAGCTGCCCCCTGAGATCGGCCTGGAGGAAATTGCGCAGCGGTTCGAGACCGCGTGGGCCGACGCCGAAGCCAGCGAAGCCACGGAAGATTCGGTCGAGATTGTTCTCCACCAGGACGTTCCGCGCCCGGGGATCCTGCACCGGTTGGGCTTCCGGGAGGTAGATCGACGCCTCGGGATTGACATTGGCAGCAGCGAGATCACCTTCGTCTGCCTGGCCAAGAGGGGCCGGCGCTACGACCTGGAGGCCTATGGCATCCTTCCCTTCCGCCGCCTGGGGGAAACCGGCGATGCCTCCGGCGCCATCTTGCGGACCCTGCAAAGCATCCTCGCCGAACGGCAGATTCGCCAGGCTCCGGTGGAAGCGAGCGTGCAGATTGCGGAGACGGCCGTCCGCATTCTCGAATTGCCCAAGCTCCCGCGCAAGGAAACCCTACGGGCCATCTCCTGGACCCTGAGAAAGGACCTGCCCTTCCCCGCCGAGGAGGCGGAGATGGTCTTTCGCCCCATGGCCGAGGGCTCCTCAAAGAGGCAAACGCTCCTGGTCGTAGCCGCGGAGCGGGAAAACCTGCTGAAGCATGCCCGCCTCTTGCAAGCAGCAGGCGCCCACCTCTCAGGCATCTATTCCGCTTCGGTCGCCCTGTTCGAGCTTTTCCGCCGCACCAAGCTCCTGCGCTCCGACGCCTGCCAGGTACTGGTGAACATCGGCACCCTTCACACGCAGATTCTCTTTATTCAGAACGGTCGACTGGCTTTCGAGCGAACGATCACCACGGCCCTGGACGATTTTCTAGGTGCCCTTACCGAAACCCTCTTCTACGAGGGGCAGAGCCGGTCGCTCGGGCAACGGGAGGCCTTCTGGATCCTGCGACGCTACGGGGTAGCAGGCTTTGGCGCCGGCGAAACGACGACGGACGGCGTCCCGCTGAACGACATTGCCATCTCCGTTCGGCCCGTGCTCGAGAAGTTCACCAGCGAACTCAGCCGTTCGCTCGACTACTTCCGAAGCAAATTCGGCGTCACCTCGTTTGAGCGGATCTGGGTGTGTGGGATCGGGGCCACCGTCCTGAACCTGAGTCGCATCCTGGAGAGCGAGACGGGACTGCCTACCTCCTGCTTCCATCCGTTTCTGCCGGAGACCGGGCTCCCGATCCACTCCTCCCTGGAGGGGCTGGACGAGTACGCCCCCTCCTTGGTGGTACCGCTTGGGCTTGCCCTCGGGCCTGCCCAGGAGCTGAACCTCTTGCCCCGCCACCTGCGGCGAAGCCGGAGCATCCAGTACGCGCACAAAGCCCTCGCCTACGGTGCGCTCTTCGGTCTCCTGGGAATGGGCCTCCTTTCCGGCATCGTCCGGTACGACAAGACCATCGAGCAAAATGAGCTGGCTGCGGTCCGGGATCAGTACGAAGCCCTGGTACGACACCAAGAAGAGCTCCAGCGCTTGCAGCAGATCTGGACCCGGATCGGTCGGGACTTGAAGGGGCTCCAGGAGGCGCTGCCTTCGGAGCCGCTCCTGCCCCTCTACCTCCACGCGCTCTCCAAATTGACCCCTGCTAAGATCGCCCTGACCAGCGTCGAAATTGTGGAGCGCGAGGAGGCAGTCCAGCAGATGCGGCAGGTGGTGAGCGACGACGCACTGGCCTTCGTGCGGCTCAAGGGAGTCGTCCTCCCCGACCCTCCCCGCGAGGGCACCCATTTGGCCCATTTCCTGGTGGCCTTGCGCACCTGCGGCCTCTTCGCCAACGTGCGGGTGGAGGAAAACCGACCCAGTGAGAATTCGCGGATCGGCGCCGAATTCTCGATCATTGCCGAAATACCGAAGGGGATAGCGCCTTGAAGAAGCCGCGTTGGGACAACCCGTGGGTTCGAATCGGCTCGATTGCGGCCATCGAGCTCGTCGTGATTCTGGGCTGGTACGTCCTCTACTTCCATCCTGCGAGGCGTCAGGTCCATCACCTGCGCGAGCAGCGAAATCTGCTTCGAAACAAGGTGCACGCCGCCGAAGTGGCCGCCATCCAGGTGCAGCAGCTGCAGGCGCGGATCGACAGCGTGCAACGCGAAATCAGCGCCGTTCGCCATCGCCTCGTCGCGCTTCAGAGTCTCGACGAAGTCGTGGCCAGGCTGGCCGAACACGCCCGTGCCCGCGGCTTCTCCTTCACCTCCGTCGAACCCGACTACCGCGTGCTGGTGGAGGGAAAGTTCGAGGGCCCCGTGGGGAAGTTGCCCGTCCGGATCCAGGGGACCGGACAGTTCTTTGCGGTCGGACAGTTTCTGGACACTCTGGGAGAGCTCGACTTCCTGTTCGAACCTACAGGGACTACGCTTCAGTACGATCCCAGCCTCTACCCGAAGTTGAGGGTGTATCTTTCGGGGGTGCTCTATCTTCGGGGTTCTGAGTTCCCTGAGGCTGGCGAAACCTCGGGCGCAATTGGCCAGATGTAGGGAAAGCGGATGCGCAAGCTGAAGCGCAGCGAACAGGTTCTTCTGGCAATCCTCGGGCTGGTGGTGCTCGTGGTCGTTGCCCTGCAAATGCGTTCGGGAGGCAGCAAGAAACCGATCGCACCGGCCAGGGCAACGCGGGCGATCGCGCGGACGGCCCGAGCCGCCGCCTCCGAGCTGGGGGTCGTCTCGCCGACGCCCAAACACCACCCAATTTCCCCTGCCATTCGCCAGATGTTTGCAGGCTGGGGACGAGATCCCTTCGCGGGCGCCCATCGGGTGGCACCGGCAGATACGGTCAAGCAGGAGCCGGATAGCCTGGAGCTGGCGTGGAAGGGAATCCTGCGAACCCCGCGCGGCAGTCTGGTCATGGTGGGGCCGTACATCCTGGCCGAGGGGCAGCGGGAGGGAGAGCTGGAGCTCTTGAAAATCGAAAGAGATTACGTAATCTGCCGATTTAGAGGGAGGACCTTCACGCTCTTCCGTCCCGATAGGGAGAAGTGACCGAGGCTCGCAAAATGGACTCGAAGAGAGCACAGGGTTGGAGGTTCGGCGCGCTTGCCGCGTTGGCGCTCGCGTGCACAGCCGGAACAGCCACCGCCCAAGCGAGGTTGCAGGCCATCGTGCCGGTCCAACCGCAGACCTTCCATCTGCAGATCAGCCATCTCACAACCTACAGCAGCCAGGCAGACCCCTCTGGTCGGAACTGGGCGCTTCTGCTTCACCGCACACGGAGCGAGGTCGGTTGGGAGAAACAGGCGTTCGACGAGGGGCTTGTCTCGGTCATCGAGGTTCACCCCGTGCGGCAGGAACCTCCTGCCACAGCAGTGGTTTTTCGCCTCCGGTCCCCGGGATTGCTCCGGGTGGAGTGTGTCCCCTCGGGAATGAGAGTGACCTTCGTCGACCCATCGAACGACACCACAAGCCGCCCAAATCACGTGGAAGTGCCGCGCACACGGCCTCCCGAGCCACAGCAAGAATTGCAGAGCCTGCAGGAGAGGCTCGCTCAGGGCCGGTTGATCTCCCTGGACGTGTTCGACGCCGAGATCAGCAACGTCCTGAGGATGCTGGGCCGGCAAAGCGGGGTCAATATCGTCGCCGGAAGCGACGTGACGGGCAAGATCACGGTGAGCCTGCACGACGTCACTCTGGACCAGGCCCTGGAGAACATCCTCAAGGCCAACGGCTACACCTACGTCATTGATGGCGATGTGATCCGCGTAAAGAAGGTGGATCAGCTGGGTCTGGGCGAAATGGCCACAAAGGTCTACCGGCTCCGCTACATCGACGCCCGGGCCCTTCGGGACGCGGTAGCCGAAGTGCTTTCGCCGAACGCCAAGGTCTTCGTGTTCTCCACGAACTTCCAGAGCGGCGGCTCTGCAGGACCCACAGGCCCGGCGGCCGGGCAGACAACGCGCTCCGGAACCGGCCTGCAGGCGGCCCGACGCTCCAGCGTACTCATTGTCACTGACCTCGTGGACAATATCCGGCACGTGGATCGGATTGTGGAAGCGTTGGACATCCCCTCGCCGCAGGTGATGATCGAGGCCAAGCTGATCGAACTGAGCCCCGGACAGACCGGGAGTCTGGGGATCGACTGGACGAAGGCCATCACCGTGAGCCTGTACGGAGACAGGCTGGGAGAGGGGGGGACGACGCGACCGTACTCTGCCTTGGCCGATCTACCGCACGGGAAAATCCGATACGCGACCCTCTCGGCCTCGGAATTTGCCGCCGTCCTGAACTATCTGCGGGAAAACACGCAGTCCAAGCTCATCTCCAATCCCCGAATCATCGCCGCCGACAACGAGGAATCGGTGATCAGCGTCGGCGAGACCTTCCCCGTGCCTCAGATCAACCGGGGCGTCGGAGGCCAGGGGGATATCGTCACCTTCGAGTACAAGGACGTCAACATCTCGCTGCGGGTGACCCCGCACGTCTCCGGCGACCAGACGATCACCATGTTCGTGAACCCCGTGATCGAAGAAGTGACCGGCGAGGTGGTCATCGACAAGAACCGGGCCCCCATCACCTCGAAGCGATCGGTGGAGACGGTGGTCACCGTGAAGGACGGGGAGACGGTGGTGATCGGAGGGCTGATCAAAGAGAACCGCTCCGAGACGGTGAGCAAGATCTGGCTGCTCGGCGACATCCCGTTGCTTGGCCATTTGTTCCGGAACAAGAAGACGGAGCGGAAACAGACAGACCTGCTCATTTTCTTGACCCCTCACATCCTGGGGGCGCCTTAGTCTCGCGCTTTGCCGGTCCGCCATTCCCAGCCAAGGGGCATCCCCAAGGACGACGACATGGACAAGGTCGTTCTCGACAAGCTCCTGGCGCTTGCGGTAGGCCAGCAGGCCAGCGATATCCACCTTTCTGCAGGTTGCCCCCCCATTTTGCGGATTCACGGAAGGCTGCGTCGTCTGAAGGCCGATCCGATTCCTCCGGAGGCCATGGCGAGCCTTCTGGACTCGCTGCTCACCGAGGCGCAGCGAGAGCAGTACCATCGCGATCTGCAGATCGACCTGGCCTACGAGGTGCCGGGGGTGGGACGCTTCCGCTGCAACGCCTATCGGCAATCCCGCGGCGACGCCCTGGCCCTTCGGGTCATCCCGGAACGCATCCCGGTCCTCGAGCAGCTCGGCGCTCCGGCCGTCCTCGCCTCGTTTGCCCGTCTGCGCAAGGGGTTGGTTCTGGTCACAGGGCCGACCGGTTCCGGCAAGTCCACTACCCTGGCGGCCTTGATCGACCGCATCAATGAGGAGCGACACGACCACATCATCACGATTGAAGACCCCATCGAGTACGTCCATCGCCCGAAGAACTGCCTGATCAACCAGCGGGAGCTTGGGTCACACACCCGCTCCTTCGCCGATGCCCTGCGCGCCGCTTTGCGGGAGGACCCTGACGTCATCCTCGTGGGCGAGATGCGAGATCTGGAGACCATCGCCCTGGCCCTCACGGCCGCAGAGACGGGTCACCTCGTGTTTTCCACCCTGCACACCATCAACGCCCCCGAGACGGTCAACCGCGTGGTGGACGTATTCCCAGCCGCCCAGCAGGCTCAAATCCGCTCCCTCTTCGCCAACTGTGTCGCGGGGGTGATCTCGCAGTGCCTTCTTCCGCGGAAGGACGGAAAAGGGCGGGTGGCTGCCTTTGAGGTCATGGTGGCCACCACCGCCGTCCGAAACCTCATCCGGGAGGCCAAGAGCCATCAGCTCCCCTCGGTCATCCAGACCAGCGGCGACGTGGGGATGCAAACCATGGAACAGGCGATCCAGAAGTTGGTGGACCAGGGCCTGGTGGACCCGGCCGAAGCCCGCTCTTACCTTGCCCCAACCGACAGCTTGCGGAAGGCCAACGCCGCCTGAGTTCACTCTCCTTGCATTTCTGCCAGTCCCTCGCTAAGCTCATTCCGTAGGGCCAGAAACTTATTGCCGCCGTGTTACCTCCGCCCCTACCGCAAGGGGCAGCGAGAGCCTTTCTGGGGGGCCAGCAACTGTTGCCGTGCGGCAAGGGGTAGCCGCTGCGGGACCCAAGCTTGAGGCTTTCGAATGGATGAGGCAAAGATCATCCCCGAAGATCTGGTGACCGCCAAGGAGCTGGCTGACCTTCTCCAACAGGAGGAGTACTCGGCTCAAGTCGACGAGGATGGCGAGGTCCGAGTGACGATGGGGGAAGGCACTTTCGTGTACATCGCCATCGATACCGTGCGGCGGCTCCTCAAGTTCTACACCCTCTTTCGCTTCCGCCCCAACGCCCCCCTGGCCAGCAAGCTGACT is part of the candidate division KSB1 bacterium genome and harbors:
- a CDS encoding PfkB family carbohydrate kinase, with the protein product MSVVVVGSVALDSVETPAGKVEEALGGSALYFAAAASLLAPVKVVGVVGQDFDHRQIEFLRQRGVDFEGLEVQEGKTFRWGGVYHSNLNERTTLFTHLNVFEGFSPKIPTSYVDSPFLFLANIHPKLQREVLDQMRRPRFVAMDTMNYWITGSPEELRQVLRRVDLLVINDEEARQLTGLYPLAQAASAIQAMGPKAVVIKKGEHGALLFHGKRAFSAPAYPLARVVDPTGAGDTFAGGLMGYLAWKGDTSFETLKQAVMVGTALASFCVEDFSLSGLERITLADVQQRLQDLYELTRFEIDLA
- a CDS encoding ATP-binding cassette domain-containing protein; this translates as MIQVRNLTVEFSQPDGSRVRAVDGVSLDIREGELVGLIGPNGCGKSTLVRCLNGLVRPTAGRVLVDGLDTEDPRHLIEIRRRVGMVFQNPDNQMVATSVEREIAFGLENLGVPREEMHRRVEEALDRFDLRAYRHQPPHLLSGGEKQRLAIASVVALRPRYLILDEPTSVLDPPGRAQVLKLVRELVEEDPQRAIVFITQFPEEVESFPRLLVMHQGRVVLDGEPKGIFARVDMLLRIGLEPPVEYLAEQIWAATPWGAREKDAGTRTSEANGESRSTAAGHS
- the pilM gene encoding pilus assembly protein PilM; this encodes MANPGPQQPDTRKAAIPQVNKGARGESYPGGENFADIEWLLRASPGPPEEPIFEDADEAREEPAPLLSPVHIDPESLHASEKQLRELLEFLGLEEAIPSETEVSSLVEPAESGAGDLSEAQLESPPLPDFDLMEGTPAPTEGQDPLADVLIPQESSDDSESFIRDVLEDLLPPDAEQVLSSFEGLGEPESEKAPTPSRESPSAEEARGAPDSVAPLPSSGRRAVDDFLAALELAPDPGLPEGTGPDAPPQPILPRAEDSEGQEPRGSVTAAASGPAERPPEAELPPEIGLEEIAQRFETAWADAEASEATEDSVEIVLHQDVPRPGILHRLGFREVDRRLGIDIGSSEITFVCLAKRGRRYDLEAYGILPFRRLGETGDASGAILRTLQSILAERQIRQAPVEASVQIAETAVRILELPKLPRKETLRAISWTLRKDLPFPAEEAEMVFRPMAEGSSKRQTLLVVAAERENLLKHARLLQAAGAHLSGIYSASVALFELFRRTKLLRSDACQVLVNIGTLHTQILFIQNGRLAFERTITTALDDFLGALTETLFYEGQSRSLGQREAFWILRRYGVAGFGAGETTTDGVPLNDIAISVRPVLEKFTSELSRSLDYFRSKFGVTSFERIWVCGIGATVLNLSRILESETGLPTSCFHPFLPETGLPIHSSLEGLDEYAPSLVVPLGLALGPAQELNLLPRHLRRSRSIQYAHKALAYGALFGLLGMGLLSGIVRYDKTIEQNELAAVRDQYEALVRHQEELQRLQQIWTRIGRDLKGLQEALPSEPLLPLYLHALSKLTPAKIALTSVEIVEREEAVQQMRQVVSDDALAFVRLKGVVLPDPPREGTHLAHFLVALRTCGLFANVRVEENRPSENSRIGAEFSIIAEIPKGIAP
- the pilO gene encoding type 4a pilus biogenesis protein PilO, with translation MKKPRWDNPWVRIGSIAAIELVVILGWYVLYFHPARRQVHHLREQRNLLRNKVHAAEVAAIQVQQLQARIDSVQREISAVRHRLVALQSLDEVVARLAEHARARGFSFTSVEPDYRVLVEGKFEGPVGKLPVRIQGTGQFFAVGQFLDTLGELDFLFEPTGTTLQYDPSLYPKLRVYLSGVLYLRGSEFPEAGETSGAIGQM
- a CDS encoding secretin and TonB N-terminal domain-containing protein is translated as MDSKRAQGWRFGALAALALACTAGTATAQARLQAIVPVQPQTFHLQISHLTTYSSQADPSGRNWALLLHRTRSEVGWEKQAFDEGLVSVIEVHPVRQEPPATAVVFRLRSPGLLRVECVPSGMRVTFVDPSNDTTSRPNHVEVPRTRPPEPQQELQSLQERLAQGRLISLDVFDAEISNVLRMLGRQSGVNIVAGSDVTGKITVSLHDVTLDQALENILKANGYTYVIDGDVIRVKKVDQLGLGEMATKVYRLRYIDARALRDAVAEVLSPNAKVFVFSTNFQSGGSAGPTGPAAGQTTRSGTGLQAARRSSVLIVTDLVDNIRHVDRIVEALDIPSPQVMIEAKLIELSPGQTGSLGIDWTKAITVSLYGDRLGEGGTTRPYSALADLPHGKIRYATLSASEFAAVLNYLRENTQSKLISNPRIIAADNEESVISVGETFPVPQINRGVGGQGDIVTFEYKDVNISLRVTPHVSGDQTITMFVNPVIEEVTGEVVIDKNRAPITSKRSVETVVTVKDGETVVIGGLIKENRSETVSKIWLLGDIPLLGHLFRNKKTERKQTDLLIFLTPHILGAP
- a CDS encoding type IV pilus twitching motility protein PilT, with amino-acid sequence MDKVVLDKLLALAVGQQASDIHLSAGCPPILRIHGRLRRLKADPIPPEAMASLLDSLLTEAQREQYHRDLQIDLAYEVPGVGRFRCNAYRQSRGDALALRVIPERIPVLEQLGAPAVLASFARLRKGLVLVTGPTGSGKSTTLAALIDRINEERHDHIITIEDPIEYVHRPKNCLINQRELGSHTRSFADALRAALREDPDVILVGEMRDLETIALALTAAETGHLVFSTLHTINAPETVNRVVDVFPAAQQAQIRSLFANCVAGVISQCLLPRKDGKGRVAAFEVMVATTAVRNLIREAKSHQLPSVIQTSGDVGMQTMEQAIQKLVDQGLVDPAEARSYLAPTDSLRKANAA
- a CDS encoding YbjN domain-containing protein, with the translated sequence MDEAKIIPEDLVTAKELADLLQQEEYSAQVDEDGEVRVTMGEGTFVYIAIDTVRRLLKFYTLFRFRPNAPLASKLTLVNRMNDEVIFVRFSMAATDILFTDYFLSYDGGLLWHQFLRSLAWFSRVAVSAVAEFDEDDLVQ